AACACATCTTTTTTTAGGGGGACATAATTCAACTCAGACAAAGGTCCTAAGAAAATCAGCCTGCCAAAAATGTTGTAGAAACAGAGTTGCAGTGAACGGCACCTGGCCTACGTGGCTCTGTTCTGGCCCAGGTGACGCAGTCAGACTGCAAGGTGGGCATGGGGTGGCTGTGCTGCGCGGACACAGGTGACCGTCCTAGACCAGAGGGATGGAAAGTCCTCGCCTCCCAAGCCTGGGGTTTGGGCAGCCTGTCGGCCCCAGGTATCCTGAGAGTGGACAGAGTCCTTGCTGACCCAACAGCATGATTCTGAGCCCGGGATGGGGGCCAGCAGATGGTGTAGGACGGCAGGGGCCCTGCTCTAAAGGAGCAGTCCGAGATCCCCATGATCTGCTGGGTCTCCTGTCGCCGTCCCATGGGTCTGCAGAGTGGGGTACCTTTAGTCGCCCTCCAGTCTCCTTTTCACGCACCAGTGGGGCTCAGTTGGGCCTCCAGGAGGGTGGGTCCCTCCACCTCCCCTGCAGGGTGCTCCCACAGTCCTCTGCGGTGCTTACCGAATTTTCCTGTTAAGAGGAGCTGTTGTGTGTTCTGTGTGATGAGTGGTTGTCTCCACGCTCACCTTCCCTATTAGAATGTCAGCGGCCTTAAAGCAGGGCAGTTTTGTTTACTTGGTGACCCCGGGCTGGGCACGCAGGTCTTTGCCCTTGTGCGTGCCTGAGGAAGGTCTGGGACTCCTCACAGGCACTGGGCGGTCTGCATAATACACAATATTCAGCGTTTCTCATTGTTGCATAATCTTGCAGTTACCATTTTGACTTGAATAATGTTATATCCAGTggtgaagaaagggaaggagggagcaagGAAATGCTTGTGCTTCTATTTTTGCAGGACAGGAAATTCATAGTTCAAGTTGACAGAGCACTTGATAAAGACTTTAGGTCAACTAGAATGTATGCATTTGgcaaacaaaaatacatttttgtatttttactaaCTAGTACAtttactgggagaaggcaatggcaccccactccagtactcttgcctggacaatcccatggacagaggagcctggtaggttgcagtccatggggtcgctagagtcggacacaactgagcgacttcactttcacttttcactttcatgcattggagaaggaaatggcaacccactccagtgttcttgcctggagaattccagggacaggggagtctggtgggctgccgtctatggggtctcacagaatcggacacgactgaagtgacttagcagcagcagcagcagtacatttaCTAGTACTAAACTAGTACATTTACTGTTAACCCACCTGTAGCACACTGCACGAAGTGATCAGAAGTtaatggggggaggagggggctttGTGCCGCCTCTGCAGACATTGTCCATCCCAACTTCACAGCGCGTCTATAGTCCTTTGCAGCCCTAACTGTCTGCTGAACACAGCTTAATGGTTTCCAAATGCTTTGGTATTTCTGTGAGAATCATTCCCAGAATACAAAGTAAATGATGTGCCTTCTGTGGCTCGGAACTAACTCCTACCCTTTCTGTCGACGATGTCAAAGACTGAGACTTCGCACCCGAGGTGGGGTGGCTCTAGGCCAGGAAAGGGGCTTCTGTGTCCACAAAACCAACTCTGTGGGGGGGAGGCTGGCTTCTCCGCACTGTCTGTCTCTGTCCTCAGTGGCAAGTTTTGAATAAGGCGAAGAATCATATTCAGGAACTGGAACAAACTTTGGATAatctgctgaagctgaaaggtAAGCAATCCATACCTGCCACCCCTCTGCCTCCCAAGGTAGGGCTTGTTGGTTTTTTCTGTTGAAAACAGAGAGATTGGGGTAAGCCAAGTGAACATGTAtttactgagagcctactgtgtgccaggcactgtgcttgggCCAGGGGTACGATGAGATCCATGCCCCTGTCCTCAGCGAGCTTAGGGTCTGGCAGGACGGACAAATGTCAGCAGGCTGTGTGAGCAAGAGGAGTTCTTCCCAGGTGCTTGACCTCCTCTTGAGAGGCCAGAGAAGTGGACCGGGGCTGTCCAACTCGAAAGCAAAGGGCAGAAGCTGTCTCCCTTCTTTGGCCCTCAGGCTGGACATTGGGGTTTCATGAGTCAGTGGAAGCTGAATTCTCAAAGGGGTGCTCTCCATGCCTTGACTGAGAAGGGCCAGATCAAGAAGCTCTTCCCCTGTCCCTGTCCCCTCCCATCTAAAAAGAGAGGTGAAACTGGGCTCTTGACCCCTAACACTGAACCTAGGTGGGCTCAGTGACCACCCATGGTCCATACAGTCCAGAAAGGCAGGAGAGACTGGACCAAGTCCCAACTTTATCACGTGTGACCCTTGCCTTCAACTCCTTGATAGGATATTTCAACCTGGAGGATGGGAATGCAAACAGCTTAGAGGAGGCCAAGAAAAAATATGCCAGCATGTACTCCAGAAACCCCAGGTAAGACCCCCAAGCACCAGGAAACCGAGGACGTGCCGCTCTTCTACCACAGCAGAAAGTTCTGCTGTGGCTCGGcagcccaccctcccctccaGAATGCAGAACAGAGTGAGAGGCACTGCTTATCTATTTAGAACAGCTTTGTGCTGGAGAGTTCTCTTCTCTGTTTTATCCTAATCACATGTATTGGATTTTtcctgaatataaaaataatgctaCTTATTAACAGAAAATGTCAAAAAGAACAGAAGTACCCGAAAAAGAACATGAAAGTATTTATCTCACCAcccaaagaaaatcaatgttAATCATAAAGAATatcctcattttttttatttgcacATTATTTTCTAGAGAAATGAGATCACAGTATTCATATAGTACTATagcttaaaagaaaaacttaccTAATGGTTTTACTGAAGGATACATAAGAAGATAAGGGAAATCTAAATCTCTGCCTACTTTCTAGCTTCACAGGAACCTAAGAAAAGCTAAAAAGGAtgtcagagaagaaaggaaaaagtagtaGATGCGGGTGCTGCAAGGGGAAGGGGTGCTGAAAGGGGAACCTCGTTTGTAACAGCACACTCAGACAAGAGAGGCTGCCTGAGCAACGTCTCTCCCACACTTCTGTGATCTCACGTGGGACATTTAATGCTCACACCTTTTGACATGCACTGTGTAGCCTCCGTCTCTGCTGTGCTCTCAAAGGGTGGCCCAGGCCCCGCACCACCTTACCCTGCGCAGCTGCTCCAAGCGCGGCCTGGACTCTGGGCACAGTGGCCGGGCCCTCGTCACCTCTGGTGGCGCCAGGGCGTTCCCAGCATGGTGTGCGCTCAGACCGGCCTCCGAGGAGGCGCCGGAGTATGTGTGTAAACAATTTTACTCACTCTGAAAAGGGGACTGCACACGGCTTGTGATCAGAATCTCCCGACAACCCGCGGAGGCCAAGTGATGATGTCCCCCTCGTTTGGGGCGGGGTTACTGATTTCTTATATTGTCTTCtctgtgtttttctgtatttccagtttttttaaacaGCGAgtgtgtactatatatatatatatatcctaaaggaaataatcagGAGAGAAATGATTTAATTAAATTCACATTGTAGACACTGTGGGAATACAGAAAAGTATTAAGAAGGATGTAATCACCTATAATCATAATCCATAGTTTGGTCATGTGGAGGGGAAAAGgcaagtggtgtgtgtgtgtgtgcgcgagcATGCGCATGTGTGTGTTGAGTATACGTGGCAGGGTATTTGTGGCCACGTTTTACAAATCAGACTGGCCCCACCTAGAAATCAGCCTGGGAGTTGATCTCAGTGAGGCAGATGTTAGCTATTGACTCCACACCCCATTTATTACGTAAGCCATGCTCTCCCTCCTGATTTAACATATGAACACTATGACATACTAAAATCTTATTAATACTCGTATCACCCGCATGTGGATGGCTAAATTTCTTTCAGAATCATATTAATTAGGGAAGATTTTTCGCTAGAATTATTATAAAACTGCAATAATTAAAACTGTGCTACCAGTAGAGGACTAGATTAAttgcattttataattattatatttttaattaattaattaaattatgaaTATGCTTAAGTGCCTTTGTTCAGGGTCATTTGTATTTCCCTTcctggaagctttttttttttaacctattttttgcccattttcctgTTCGGTTGCTGGTCTTTTTCTTGTTTAGTGGTAGAAGCACTTTACGTATCATGAGAAATCAGCTCTCCTTCTAGTATATAGATTACAAACAATCATACCTTGGTTGGTTGTTTTACTATTCCagcatttctgttttttgttttgtccaTGCAAAAATGAAGTCTAATCTGTCTATCTACAATGGCACCTGATGTCAGGTAAATAGCAGAAAGACTTCTTCCACTctgaaattaaacaaaaagagagagagcgagagactGAGACCCCTCCTATGTTTCCTTCTGGTGCACTTGCTTTTTAACTCAATCTGATACCTTGGGGATTATTCCTATCAGTATGAAGAGATTCTGGGTATAAGTCCTGGTTTTCCAAATTGTGTCATATTGTTTCATTCTCTTAAAACTgtcttctgaagagcagaattaAAAACTTCGAAGTCCAATTTATTCATTGCTTTCTTTTCTAGGTGGAGCTTTTAGTTTAAACCCAAATATTTAACCATGATTTTGGGTGCTACTGtaaatgctaatttttaaaattccaatttcCAGTTATTCATTGCTAGTATACAGAAATACTATTGGGTTTTGTATATCGACTTTGTATTCTGAAACCTTGCTTCCTTCTTAGTTCTGGCCACACATTTTTAGTTTCTTGGGGATTTTCTGCATAGATAATCACATTGTCGGCAAACACAGTTCTATTTCCTCCTATCCAGTCTGTACACCTTTCATTTCTTTAGTTCACCTTATAGGATGGGCTATAATCTCCAGCATAattttgaatagaagtggtaagagagGACATCtttctcttgttcctgatcttggcaGATAAACAATCTTTTACTATTAAGTATGCTGTTAGCTATAGGCTTTTTATAGATGCTCTTTATCAGGTTGAAGaaattcccttctattcctagtttgctgagagtttttaaaagccatgaatgaatgttgaattttgccaagtGCTTTTCTGCACAtattgaaattaatatttttcctttagtctGTTGATATGGTAAGCTACACCGATTGGTTTTCAAAGCTTGAATAAGCCATCTCATATTCCTAGGATAAACCTCACTGGGTCataatgtatttatacatatgtaaggtgatggcaccccactccagtactcttgcctggcaaatcccatggacggaggagcctggtgggctacagtccatggggtcgcgaagagtcggacacgactgagcaacttccctttcacttttcacttttcatgaattggcgaaggaaatggcagcccactccagtgttcttgcctggagaatcccagggatgggggagcctggtgggctgccgtctatggggtcacacagagtcagacacgactgaagtgacttagcagcagcagcagcagcagggtagagTAGGTAGGGTAAGAGGACCATGTtgcctgcctgctcaggtccaactctttgcgaccccatggactgtagctcaccaggctccattgtccatgggattttccaggcaaaagtattggagcgggttgccatttcctactccagggggtcttcctgacccagggatcaaacctgtgtgtcttgtgtcccctgcattggcaggcggattctttaccactgagccaatggggaagcccACTTATGCAcagatataatatatatgctgctgctgcgtcactttagtcgtgtccgactctgtgcgaccccatagatggcagcccactagggtcctctgtccctgggattctccaggcaagaatactggagtgggttgccatttccttctccaatgcatgaaagtgaaaagtgaaagtgaagtcgctcagtcgtgtccaactctagcgaccccatggactgcagcccaccaggctcctccgtccacgggattttccaggcaaaagtgctggagtggggtgccattgccatatataaaatatgctaAAACTGTGTTAAAATGTTTAGTCTTGATGTTCATGAGGGAAATTAGTCTGTAAATGTCTTGTTTCTATTTCCTCCCCAGTCTGGTGTCAAATAAAGTTCATTGGAAAGGCTCAGACACTTGGTGCTCCATCGAGGCAGCCGGGAAGGATgttgaggaggaagaagaagaggaggaggaggaggaagaccaagaagaggaggaagaggatgaggaggtggaggaggaacaGGAGAAAAAAGTGGAGCTCTCACGCTCCTCCGTCACTCTGCTGCCAGACCTGTTGGAATTTGAACGGTGTGAAAGGCCTGGTGCCCATGGGGAAGGGGACAAGTGCTCCAGTGGGAGCAGCCTGCAGGCCCTGAGTCACGGGCCCTCCAGATTTCCACACAGGAAGGGCTTGGGGATGGGGTTGGCAGAGGGGCTAGAGAAAGTCTTGAAACCACATTTGCACAGCACATGCACTGTATTTCCTTAGACTGACTTTATCTGGGGTGACACTGTGGGGGTCTGCTGGGATTTGAGGGCTAAagtgcctccccacccccgcagCATTACTGGTCTTGGAGCAAGGGAAGCAGTGAATGGCTAACCCAGATTCCACCTGCTATTCACTGCTCCTCCGCAAACTCAAGGCTGAACACATCCTTGTATGTGGGCTTGGAGGAGTTGGCCCAACAGAAAGAGGCTTACTCCACAGCTTCCAAATTTAAGCGAGCTCATATCATGTCTGCATATTCCTGGGCTCTAAATTTGAAGCCATGTTTCCCTGGTGAGAGAGTCAGCCTGCCCTGCCTCTCATCCTCTCTTCTGTCGGGCAGTGAGCTTCACAGAGGGCGCTGGGAGGACTTAGGAAGGGACCCCAAAACACAAAACGAAGTCGCCTGTGGCCCCCAAGCTGGCTCTGCACTGCTAGGGTCAGGGCTGGCAGAGACTAGTGAGGCTGAGTCCCTGGTGAACCACAGCCCGGGGCAAGGCCTGTGCTCTTCACCGCCCCACTCCCCACCACGGGATCCCAAGGAGCCGCCCCGAGTCGGGGGACCTTGGACTGCTGGTTCAAGTCTGGGGGTCACTGCCCTTTTGGTTGCAGATACCTCAACTTTTACAAGAGGACGATGGACTTTCTGATCAGGAACGAGTTCATCTCCTCCAATGAGGTGACACTCCCCATCGTGTCCGCGGCCATCTCCCATCTGTGGCAGACCTTCTCGGAGGAGAGGAAGACCTTCATCTTGCAGGCCTTGGAGCGGACACAGAAGGGCCTCGTGGGGTCCTGTCCAGAGCCGGCCTGCCCCGAGGGCAGCGTGAAGGACAGCGGGGTTGACAGCCAGGGGGCCAGCTGCTCGCTGATCTCCACCCCTGAGGAGGTGAGCCGACCCACGGGTGAGAAAGGGTGGATAGGAATGACTCCATCACCTGTGCCTGGAGACGCCCGGGGAAGTTAGCAGGGTTCCCACAGCTGGAGGTGCTGTCTGGATGCTGGCGTGGTACGTTTCTGATTTTCCCGACATATATGCACAACCacagaacatttatttttctcctgttaccTTCCTGGTCTTTCCATGGGGATTATAGAAGAGATGGCTTAGAAGGCTGTATCCAGTCGGATTTTTTCAGCTTCAGGTACTCGCTCATTAAACCAAGAGGTGATGTACTCTGCCCACCCGGGAGGGCCAGCACGGCAGGAGGACTTCCGCTACGTCTCCCAGCCAGGTGGTCGTAGATTcggttctttccttttccctgctCTGCCTCCTCTCAAGGCTGGCATCTCACCTTTCCCGCCCTCCCCATTTCCCGCACAGGGTATAATTGTGGAATGGCGGCCGGTAGCAATCAAGTTATTATTCCTCCTcctctgcatcagttcagttcagttcagttgctcagctgtgtccaactctttgcgaccctatggactgcagcacgccaggctccctgtccatcaccaactcccggagtttactcaaactcatgcccattgggtcggtgatgccatccgaccatctcatcctctgtcatccccttctcgtcctgccttcaatctttctcagcatcaggatcttttccaaggagtcagttcttcgcattaggtggccaaagtattggagtttaagcttcagcatcagtccttccaatgaatattcacgactgatttcctttgggatggactggttggatctccttgtagtccaagggacactcaggcgtcttctccaacaccacagttcaaaagcatcaattcttcggtgctcaggtttctttatagtccaattctcacatccatacatcctCTACATCAGGCAAGAGAAAAGACTGCCTCTGGCTCTTTCTTAAGCATCAAGGAGGAACATCTCCAGAAATTTCCACCCTCCCTCTCCTGTCCTCTCATTGGTCAGAATTGTATAGATTGTCAGATTACTGAGCCAATGAATAACCGAGATAGAATTCCGTTTGGACCAATCAGGACCAATACCTGAGAGCGGGTCagttccctcccaccccacagaGCATTAGGGAATAGAGCGGAGGTACCCACGCCTTTACTGTAAATGCTCGGAGTTCAGGCTGTTAACCCCGGCCATGGTGAGCGAAGCGGCGCGCTGGTGGGCGTTAGCGGTCGCTGAGCGCTGAGATCAAAGTGGGCTCCTCAGCTGCTATTCCAGAATTAGGACAGCCGCGGAAGGCTGCTGCTCCCACTTGGGGCCGCATCTCTCCTTCCGTGCTCTAGCGGGGCGGGCAGTTCTTTGCTTCTCTGCTCCTAATCTAGTGCTTTGCAGGACATTCAGCTTGCATGCAGCACGCCCCTGCTTTGCCCTGACTTTTCAGACGTTCCACAGCAGGTGGTTTCTTTGAGGAGATGTCCGGTGTCTCTCTGGGGAGTCTTCGAGTCAGAGAACCTCCGTTtgcctctgatgctgggggaacagcccttgttgttcagtcactcagttgtatccgactctttgtgaccccctggactgcacacgccaggcttccgtgttcttcgctatctcctggagtttgttcaaactcatgtcccttaagtcggtgacgccatccaaccatctcatcctttgttgtccccttcttctgccttctatCCTTCcttagtatcagggtcttttccaacgaattggctcttcgcatcatgtggccaaagcattggagcttcaacttcatcagtccttccaatgaatattcagggttgatttcctttaaaacagactggtttaatctcctaggtgtccaaaggactctcaagagtcttctccagcaccacagttagaaagcatcagttcttcagcagtcttttttattgtccagctggCACATccctatgggaaaaaccatagctttgactagacggacctttcttggcaaagtaatgtctctgttgtctagatttgttataggttttcttccaaggagcaagtgtcttttaatttcatggttgcagtcaccctctgcagtgattttcagttcagttcagtcgctcagtcgtgtctgactctttgggaccccatgaatcgcagcacgtcaggcctacctgcccatcaccaactcccagagttcactcaaactcacatccatcaagtcggtgatgccatccagccatctcatcctctgttgtccccttttcttcctgcccccaatccctcccagcctcagagtctttttccaatgagtcaactctttgcatgaggtggccaaagtaccggagcttTGGAAagccccaaataaagtctctcactgtgtacattgtttccccagctatttgccatgaagtgatgagaccagatgccatgatgttcattttttgaatgttgagttttaagccagctttttcactctcctctttctccttcatcaagaggctctttaattcctctttcctttcttccataagggtggtgtcatctgcatatctgaagttattgatatttctcctagaaatcttgattccagcttgtgcttcatccaacctggcatttcacatgatgtactctgcatataagttaaataagcagggtgacagtatgcagccttgacgtactcctttcccaatttgcagccagtccattgttccatgtccagttctgactgttgcttcttgacctgcatacaggtttctcaggaggcagataaggtggtctggtattcccatctctaggaattttccacagtttgttgtgatctacacagtcaaaggctttacctttgaagtagtcaatgaagcagatgcttttctggaatctttagctttttctatgatccagtgcaCAGCCCAGGATGGCCCATTCTCTGGGAGGCTTCCTAGACATCAGGACCCAGGCATGGAAAACTACTGTCGCCTCatccagtccttccaattcacAGACGAGCCCAGTGTGTGGGAGGACCTATCCAGGATGCCTAGTTCCTGCTCTAAGGATTGCATCCTTTATCacagattttttctttcaaatctctGCCCTTTGGTCTCTAGTTTATTGTTGACCCTCCAGGCTTCTCAAGTGGAGTTTAGTTAAAAGGCAGGCACTTGGCTATTACTCTAGACCCACTGAATCCGAGTCTTTGAGGGGATGGCTCAGAATCTGTTTTTAACAAGCACCCCAAGTGACTGGTGTGACTGCAAGGGACTCCCGAGGTGGAGTGAGGTTGGGGCAGGGACGTGGGAGGGAGCGGGTTGACTGTGGCATATCCACCCTGGGAGTGGGCTCTCTGCAACCTAGCCCCCGAGCCCCTGAACCTCTGTTCCCCTAGAATGAAACTGCTAGATTGTGGATCCTGGGCTCAGTCTGTCCCTCGGGCGGTGTAGATGAGCCCTTTCCTGTGTAAACAGAGGCTCACCTCTGGCTGTTGCCTCTCCCACCTAAGCTCCCACCCTCTTTAGAAAGAGGAGACCATGGTCCCCAGTGCTTCCCCATCTCTCAGCCACTCTCTGGGGTTGGCAGTTTTTTCTGGGTGGTCAAGAACTTAATATTCATCCCCTGTAAAGGTCACCAAGCAGAGACCCTGGGTTTGGGCCTCAGCTTTAACATGCACCCCTTTGGGGACAAAAGGTAGGGAGCCTTTCTATCCCTCGGCAGCCCAGAGCAAACATCAGAGTGTGGTGGATTTCTGACATGTGAAGTTTTGTGGTTTCTTTCAGATCCTTTTTGAAGATGCCTTCAATGTGGCAAGTTTCCTGGACAAAAGTGAAGCTCCAGGCACATCTAGCCCCAGGTGAGGAGGGGTATGAGACTGTGTGTGGGTGTCCCTGTTGGGGTGTTTGGGAACCTCTCCCGTGCAGCCTCTCAGAGGGGAGCATAATTCAGCGGAAGTTCTTGGAAATCCACTTTTTCCTGTGATTCAGAAAAGGCTGGTCCTAGGATTGTGCCATTGCCCTGGGGAGGATCTTCTCTGGGGCTTCTTCAGCAGAGACAGTTCTCCCATTGTGATCCAGGCTGAGATACATCAGCGAGTTGTCAACTCTAGGTGGTTTGCACTGTCTCCTGGGGTGAGGTGGCTGTGGATGGGTTACAGCAGTCAGTCTGGTTTGAGAGGTGGACAGAGAGAGTCTGGGCCAACATGGAAACAAGCCCCACGCCTGAGCCTTGGGGTGAGTGACAGAGTCTCTGAGCTGCACAAGGGGAGAAGCTGTTTTCACAGTGCTGATGGGAAGGATGTAGAAGGAGGGATGACCCCCTGAAGTCAGAAGAGCATCTGGggagattttaaaacaagaagCAGCTTggtttttttaaacacacacacacacacataaaaaacagTTGTGTTTTCTCAGAAAGAGAGAGTTTAGGACTAAAATATCGTTGCTACTTTGAAAAGCTGTGGTCTTACAGCCTAAAGGCACAGCCCCCTCAGATACCTGGTTAAAAAGAGgtgaccagtggttaagactccacacacTCATAGCAGGggcccaggatcaatccctggtcagggaactagatcctgcgtgctgctagtaagacccacacagccaaataaataacatatttttttttaaatgaagcaagAACATGTAGCCTTGGGAATGAGGTGACATTCATGTTCTCATGATCCCAAAGAACATCTCCATTCTTTCTGAGGCTTGTGGCTCCAGCCCAGAGCCCTGGCAGCCTGCAGACAGATTAGAAGTCAGCATTTGCAACTCAACTGCCACcccgtcccccacccccagcccagcctgacATGCCCAAAATCTCAAAGCGATTTTCCGTGGTGACTCTTCCCGGCTGTATAAAGTTTGATTTTCCTGAAACCATCTGGAGACAGACATTGCTATCTCTTTGTTGGGATTGGGCTGTGAACACAATTTGGTTGAAAAGTGGCCAAAGTGTACTTGGCAAATAATTTTGTTAACTCCTCATCCTGCTGGTGGAACAGAAAACAAccaatcagggaaaaaaaaaattcttttttttctctttccctagaaaaggcagaggggttGCTGCCAGGGTTCCCAAGCTGACTGTGAGGCCTCATTCCAGCAGGAAGTGAGGTCAAAGCACCACCAGCTGTCCAGGCCTGATTATAGTCCCGTTGGTGGGCTTCTCCCCTTGTCCCAGGAAACAGCAGGAAAAGAATCTTCAGGGAAGCCGTCTGTGCCAGGGCTGGCGTTTCACTTTAGACCTCCTGAGCCAGAGGCATGTCAAGGGACTGACCTCGATCGTGCCCTGTGCTTCCTGAGCCTGGGAGGTCACGGGTGGGAACAGAGCCTGACTTTGGGTGGAGAGGAAATCTTGCTCCTTGTTCCCCAGGCCACAGCTCAGAACACTGAACTAGGACCCATGGGCCAGCCTCCCTGTAGTCTTGCTTCCCCAGCAGCTTACAGACATGATGCTGGAACTGGGGCTGTGCAAATCTTCCACAGAAGGCGCTGGGCAACCTTCTGGAGGGTCCAGCTGCGTGCTTCAAAGTGTCTGGTTCTCATTGTAATCCAGATATTTTCAGAGGGTGCAAGCAGAGGtggagattgagggcaggatgagaagcgggcaacagaggatgagatggttggatggcatcaccgaatgaatggacatgcatttgaacaaactccgtgagatggtgaatgacagcgaagcctggcgtgctgcagtccatggcgtcccaaagagtcagatacgacttagtgactgaacagcaataacaaagcAGAAGTTAAAAGTTAGTTTTAcctctaactgctgcttcttcctcttttctgccGTTAGTACCTCGCTGGCTGTCTGCAACTCAAAAAAACCCGAGGACAAGTTTCATCTCTACGTGCAGATCGTCGATTTTTTCAAAGACTTTTGCTGTGTTGACACTCAGGTCAAACAGGTAGGATGGAGCAGGGTGCAGTCAGGCCTTGGCTCGCCT
This DNA window, taken from Bos indicus isolate NIAB-ARS_2022 breed Sahiwal x Tharparkar chromosome 4, NIAB-ARS_B.indTharparkar_mat_pri_1.0, whole genome shotgun sequence, encodes the following:
- the STRA8 gene encoding stimulated by retinoic acid gene 8 protein homolog, with the protein product METARKGGNAGRRMMPRVLQELEQRVARRRLSQARHRATLSGLFGNLRKTVYSHSDLTASKWQVLNKAKNHIQELEQTLDNLLKLKGYFNLEDGNANSLEEAKKKYASMYSRNPSLVSNKVHWKGSDTWCSIEAAGKDVEEEEEEEEEEEDQEEEEEDEEVEEEQEKKVELSRSSVTLLPDLLEFERYLNFYKRTMDFLIRNEFISSNEVTLPIVSAAISHLWQTFSEERKTFILQALERTQKGLVGSCPEPACPEGSVKDSGVDSQGASCSLISTPEEILFEDAFNVASFLDKSEAPGTSSPSTSLAVCNSKKPEDKFHLYVQIVDFFKDFCCVDTQVKQEPDLPVDDEMIMLRCTETFDDEDL